The Aminithiophilus ramosus genome contains a region encoding:
- a CDS encoding HD domain-containing phosphohydrolase — MSFRPSPRRGEPRRRPSPLEGRTFREAGLDEALCRRGEALVEETLEMDGPKGPRLYDCRVVEGPRSTGLLALCRDVTESRETETNYRLLFESMRDACALCEGIEEGGKTVDFRFLDVNPAFEKETGLSREVVGKPLLDLFPHDDPFWAEVCGDVVRTGEARRFTRFIPPSKKSSTASSTGRSRATAPSSFATSPSWSGPAAGRNISARSFAPSGRSTVSSSSSGIGSAFSRASAIFSSIREATSRPGSPFSTGRDGSTPSTRPAPSTTRRPSGPPSPQTTFRPASGAVSPARRSSASPLLCSGCTLQDEGNQRRRSAARLEGRPSLRGLLSVAAPEGFEPDEEERTLFREVADDVDFALSLLDDDAAKRKAREELASSFLKVRRAQEGTIAVLSRMVESRDVYTAGHQERVARLALALARRMGLTSETQEAVFMAGRLHDVGKIRVPSEILNKPGRLSPLELAIVREHPQSGWEILRDIDFPWPVADVVEAMSAHRPYRSAPGLEAALDEIRRGAGTIYDERVVTACFELFRKGFDFDGENPFISS; from the coding sequence ATGTCTTTTCGCCCCTCCCCGCGCCGAGGAGAGCCTCGCCGTCGCCCATCCCCCCTGGAGGGCAGGACCTTCCGCGAGGCCGGGCTGGACGAGGCCCTCTGCCGACGCGGGGAGGCCCTCGTCGAGGAGACGCTGGAGATGGACGGCCCGAAAGGCCCCCGCCTCTACGACTGCCGCGTCGTCGAGGGACCTCGATCGACGGGACTTCTGGCCCTCTGCCGCGACGTCACCGAAAGCCGCGAGACGGAGACGAACTACCGCCTCCTCTTCGAAAGCATGCGCGACGCCTGCGCCCTCTGCGAAGGCATCGAGGAGGGGGGAAAGACCGTCGACTTCCGCTTCCTCGACGTCAATCCCGCCTTCGAGAAGGAGACGGGCCTGTCTCGGGAGGTCGTCGGCAAGCCCCTTCTGGATCTCTTCCCCCATGACGATCCCTTCTGGGCCGAGGTCTGCGGCGACGTCGTCCGCACGGGTGAGGCGAGGCGTTTCACCCGTTTCATCCCCCCCTCGAAAAAGTCTTCGACGGCGTCGTCTACAGGACGAAGCCGAGCCACTGCGCCCTCCTCCTTCGCGACGTCACCGAGCTGGAGCGGACCCGCCGCAGGAAGGAACATCTCGGCCAGGTCCTTCGCTCCATCAGGGAGATCAACCGTCTCCTCGTCTTCGAGCGGGATCGGGAGCGCCTTCTCCAGAGCGTCTGCGATCTTTTCGTCGATCAGAGAGGCTACCTCTCGGCCTGGATCGCCCTTTTCGACGGGGCGGGACGGATCGACACCTTCCACTCGGCCGGCCCCTTCGACGACGAGGAGGCCGTCCGGGCCGCCGTCACCGCAAACCACCTTCCGCCCTGCGTCGGGGGCTGTCTCGCCGGCGAGGCGATCCTCCGCCAGCCCGCTCCTCTGCTCGGGCTGCACCCTACAGGACGAAGGGAACCAACGGCGGCGTTCTGCGGCGCGCCTCGAGGGAAGGCCATCCCTGCGGGGACTCCTCTCCGTCGCCGCCCCCGAGGGTTTCGAACCCGACGAAGAGGAGAGGACCCTCTTCCGCGAGGTGGCCGACGACGTGGACTTCGCCCTCTCCCTTCTCGACGACGACGCGGCGAAGAGGAAGGCCCGGGAGGAGCTGGCCTCGAGCTTCCTCAAGGTCCGCCGCGCCCAGGAGGGAACGATCGCCGTCCTGAGCCGGATGGTCGAGAGCCGTGACGTCTACACGGCAGGCCATCAGGAGCGCGTCGCCCGTCTCGCCCTGGCCCTGGCCCGGCGGATGGGACTGACCTCGGAGACGCAGGAGGCCGTCTTCATGGCCGGCCGCCTCCACGACGTCGGCAAGATCCGCGTCCCCTCGGAGATCCTCAACAAACCGGGACGTCTCTCTCCCCTGGAGCTCGCCATCGTCCGCGAACACCCCCAATCGGGATGGGAGATCCTCAGGGACATCGACTTTCCCTGGCCCGTCGCCGACGTCGTCGAGGCCATGAGCGCCCATCGCCCCTACCGCTCCGCCCCGGGCCTCGAGGCGGCCCTCGACGAGATCCGCCGGGGCGCGGGGACGATCTACGACGAGAGGGTCGTCACGGCCTGTTTCGAACTCTTTCGGAAGGGCTTCGATTTCGACGGCGAAAACCCCTTTATCTCTTCCTGA
- a CDS encoding aconitate hydratase, giving the protein MGQTVAEKILSRHLVSGDMEPGRPIALRMDQTLTQDATGTMAYLQFEAIGVDRVRTELSVSYVDHNMIQGDYRNPDDHRYLQDVAAKYGILFSPAGNGICHQLHLERFAVPGKTLIGSDSHTPTAGGLTMIAIGAGGLDVALAMAGEPFVTPMPRITLVRLVGTLQPFVSAKDVILEVLRRITVKGGVGRILEYGGPGVEGLSVPDRATITNMGAETGATSSVFPSDEVTRRWLRSQGRESSWVELSADADARYDTVIDIDLSTLEPLVAQPFQPDRVVPVRELAGLPVDQVMFGSCTNSSLRDIESVAHILEGRRIAPTVDAGISPGSRQVILEAARTGAFATLVASGVRLLEVSCGACIGMGFAPPTEGVSLRTINRNFLGRCGHKTGKVYLVSPEVAAASAVTGVLTDPRDLAREEGIEPFSFAQPDAFLVDDSRFVAPADEPETVTIRRGPNIAPLPPIEAMAETVRGEVLLKVGDDITTDHIMPAGAKILPLRSNIPAIARHVFEVVDASFHDRALAKGGGFVVGGANYGQGSSREHAALAPRYLGVRAVLAKSFARIHLANLVNCGILPLLFQDPSDYDAVEAGDALSLNRREVVTAGSFPVRNERSGRDIPCTTPISEEDLAVVLAGGKLNWVRSKKAERL; this is encoded by the coding sequence ATGGGACAGACCGTTGCAGAGAAGATTCTCAGCCGTCACCTCGTTTCAGGCGATATGGAGCCGGGCAGACCTATCGCCCTTCGCATGGATCAGACCCTGACCCAGGACGCCACGGGGACGATGGCCTATCTCCAGTTCGAGGCCATCGGCGTCGACAGGGTCCGGACGGAGCTTTCCGTCAGCTACGTCGATCACAACATGATCCAGGGCGACTACCGCAACCCCGACGATCACCGTTACCTTCAGGATGTGGCCGCCAAGTACGGCATCCTCTTCTCCCCCGCCGGCAACGGCATCTGCCACCAGCTCCACCTGGAGCGTTTCGCCGTTCCCGGCAAGACTCTCATCGGCAGCGACTCCCATACTCCCACGGCGGGCGGGCTGACCATGATCGCCATCGGAGCGGGAGGCCTCGACGTGGCCCTGGCCATGGCTGGCGAACCCTTCGTCACGCCTATGCCCAGGATCACCCTCGTCCGCCTCGTGGGAACCCTCCAGCCCTTCGTCTCGGCCAAGGACGTCATCCTCGAGGTGCTCCGCCGCATCACCGTCAAGGGCGGCGTGGGACGCATCCTCGAGTACGGCGGTCCCGGCGTGGAGGGTCTCTCCGTCCCCGATCGGGCGACGATCACCAACATGGGCGCCGAGACGGGCGCCACGTCGTCGGTCTTCCCCAGCGACGAGGTGACGCGCCGCTGGCTCCGCTCCCAGGGGCGGGAGTCCTCCTGGGTGGAACTTTCCGCCGACGCCGACGCCCGCTACGACACGGTCATCGACATCGACCTTTCGACGCTGGAGCCCCTGGTGGCCCAGCCCTTCCAGCCCGACCGGGTCGTCCCGGTCCGCGAGCTGGCCGGCCTTCCCGTCGATCAGGTCATGTTCGGCTCCTGCACCAATTCGTCGCTGCGGGACATCGAGTCGGTGGCCCACATCCTCGAGGGCAGGCGGATCGCTCCCACCGTCGACGCCGGAATCTCTCCGGGGAGTCGCCAGGTGATCCTCGAGGCCGCCAGGACGGGAGCCTTCGCGACGCTCGTCGCCTCAGGCGTGCGCCTCCTCGAGGTGAGCTGCGGCGCCTGCATCGGCATGGGATTCGCCCCTCCCACGGAGGGCGTTTCGCTGCGGACGATCAACCGCAACTTCCTGGGCCGCTGCGGCCACAAGACGGGCAAGGTCTACCTCGTCAGCCCCGAAGTCGCCGCCGCCTCGGCCGTCACGGGCGTCCTCACCGATCCCCGCGATCTGGCCCGGGAAGAGGGAATCGAGCCCTTCTCCTTCGCCCAGCCCGATGCGTTCCTCGTCGACGACAGCCGCTTCGTCGCTCCCGCCGACGAGCCGGAGACGGTCACGATCCGCCGCGGCCCCAACATCGCCCCCCTGCCGCCCATCGAGGCCATGGCCGAGACGGTCCGGGGCGAGGTCCTCCTCAAGGTGGGCGACGACATCACGACGGACCACATCATGCCCGCCGGGGCCAAGATCCTTCCCCTGCGCTCCAACATCCCCGCCATCGCCCGTCACGTCTTCGAGGTCGTCGACGCCTCCTTCCACGACAGGGCCCTGGCCAAGGGGGGCGGCTTCGTCGTCGGAGGGGCCAACTACGGCCAGGGGTCGAGCCGGGAGCATGCCGCCCTGGCGCCGCGTTACCTGGGCGTCCGGGCCGTTTTGGCCAAGAGCTTCGCCCGCATCCATCTGGCCAACCTGGTCAACTGCGGCATCCTGCCCCTTCTCTTCCAGGACCCTTCCGATTATGACGCCGTCGAGGCGGGCGACGCCCTGAGCCTGAACCGCCGGGAGGTCGTGACGGCAGGCTCCTTCCCGGTCCGCAACGAACGATCGGGCCGCGACATTCCCTGCACGACGCCGATCTCGGAAGAGGATCTCGCCGTCGTCCTCGCCGGCGGGAAGCTGAACTGGGTCCGTTCGAAAAAAGCCGAACGTCTCTGA
- the icd gene encoding isocitrate dehydrogenase (NADP(+)): MSRFADLELKNYKEPERGERIEVKGGRLVVPDEPVIPYVEGDGIGVDITPAMKAVVDCAVRKAYGTRRRLAWWEIFAGEKAMGLYDTAIPDDSFAALRYFRIGIKGPLTTPVGGGFRSLNVAFRQVLDLYACVRPVRWFDGVPAPLKRPQDVDMVIFRENTEDLYAGIEWEQGTAACEKMIRFIKEEMGARQFRDDSGIGIKPISITGTKRLVRMAIQYAVDHKRPSVTLVHKGNIMKFTEGAFRKWGYEVAREEFGSVCITEEELFGTYGGKCPEGKIVVKDRIADAMFQQILLRPAEYDVLATANLNGDYISDALAASVGGLGLAPGANMNDEVAFFEATHGTAPKYAGQDKVNPGSLILSAVLMVEHLGWQEAADLIVGGMEKAISEGIVTYDLARQRQGAQEVSCSRFAEAICDKM; this comes from the coding sequence ATGAGCCGTTTTGCCGACCTGGAGCTGAAGAACTACAAGGAGCCCGAACGGGGCGAGAGAATCGAAGTGAAGGGGGGGCGCCTCGTCGTTCCCGACGAGCCCGTCATCCCCTACGTCGAGGGCGACGGGATCGGCGTCGACATCACGCCGGCCATGAAGGCCGTCGTCGACTGCGCCGTCAGGAAGGCCTACGGCACCCGACGCCGTCTCGCCTGGTGGGAGATCTTCGCCGGTGAGAAGGCCATGGGGCTCTACGACACGGCCATCCCCGACGACTCCTTCGCCGCCCTCCGGTACTTCCGCATCGGCATCAAGGGTCCCCTGACCACCCCCGTCGGCGGCGGCTTCCGAAGCCTCAACGTCGCCTTCCGCCAGGTCCTGGACCTCTACGCCTGCGTCCGGCCCGTGCGCTGGTTCGACGGCGTCCCGGCCCCTCTCAAGCGCCCTCAGGACGTGGACATGGTCATCTTCCGCGAAAACACGGAGGACCTCTACGCCGGCATCGAGTGGGAACAGGGGACGGCCGCCTGCGAGAAGATGATCCGCTTCATCAAGGAGGAGATGGGGGCCAGGCAGTTCCGCGACGACTCGGGCATCGGCATCAAGCCCATCTCCATCACGGGGACGAAGCGCCTGGTCCGCATGGCCATCCAGTACGCCGTCGACCACAAACGTCCCTCGGTGACGCTCGTCCACAAGGGCAATATCATGAAGTTCACCGAAGGGGCCTTCCGCAAGTGGGGCTACGAAGTGGCCCGCGAGGAGTTCGGCTCCGTCTGCATCACCGAAGAGGAGCTCTTCGGGACCTACGGCGGGAAGTGCCCCGAGGGGAAGATCGTCGTCAAGGACCGCATCGCCGACGCCATGTTCCAGCAGATCCTCCTCCGCCCCGCCGAGTACGACGTGCTGGCCACGGCCAACCTGAACGGCGACTACATCTCCGACGCCCTGGCCGCCTCCGTCGGAGGCCTGGGTCTGGCCCCCGGAGCGAACATGAACGACGAGGTGGCCTTCTTCGAGGCCACTCACGGGACGGCGCCCAAATACGCCGGCCAGGACAAGGTCAACCCGGGCTCTCTCATCCTCTCGGCCGTCCTCATGGTGGAGCACCTGGGCTGGCAGGAGGCCGCCGACCTCATCGTCGGCGGCATGGAGAAGGCCATCAGCGAGGGCATCGTCACCTACGACCTGGCCCGTCAGCGTCAGGGGGCCCAGGAGGTCTCCTGTTCCCGATTCGCCGAGGCCATCTGCGACAAGATGTAG
- the citD gene encoding citrate lyase acyl carrier protein produces MIETIAQAGTLESSDCLVTVSPSPTLELECRGATAGLFAERNRAVVESVLRERGLTGAKVQIQDQGALELTLRARIGTALDRARGGAR; encoded by the coding sequence GTGATCGAAACAATCGCCCAGGCGGGAACGCTGGAGTCGTCGGACTGTCTCGTGACGGTCTCGCCGTCGCCGACGCTGGAGCTGGAGTGTCGCGGCGCGACGGCGGGGCTTTTCGCCGAGCGTAACCGCGCCGTCGTCGAATCGGTCCTGCGAGAGCGGGGTCTGACGGGAGCGAAGGTGCAGATCCAGGATCAGGGGGCGCTGGAGCTGACCCTCCGGGCCCGGATCGGCACGGCCCTGGACCGGGCCCGGGGAGGCGCGCGATGA
- a CDS encoding HpcH/HpaI aldolase/citrate lyase family protein codes for MRLRSMLYIPGNSPAMIQQAPVFGADSILLDLEDAVALSEKDSARDLVCAFLKGLDFGTVVVTVRLNGSDTPFFDGDLRAVIPCRPAAVRLPKCSSPQDVLACDALMAELERESGLDVGTVKLHAMIETARGLSNAQAIADCCPRVTALTLGGQDLTADMGVRKTREGKELFTARTLVALAARAAGIDAFDTVWTDVNDNEGLLEETKAVVGLGFSGKAAIHPGQIEWIHKAFVPEAKEIVRARRIVEAAQAAEAEGRGVVSVDGRMVDAPVVKRALHTLEMARLAEEVL; via the coding sequence ATGAGGCTCCGCTCCATGCTCTACATCCCCGGCAACAGCCCGGCCATGATCCAGCAGGCTCCCGTCTTCGGGGCCGACAGCATCCTCCTCGACCTGGAGGACGCCGTGGCCCTCTCGGAGAAGGACAGCGCCCGCGATCTGGTCTGCGCCTTCCTGAAGGGCCTCGACTTCGGCACGGTCGTCGTCACGGTCCGCCTCAACGGATCGGACACGCCCTTTTTCGACGGTGACCTCCGGGCCGTGATCCCCTGTCGCCCCGCCGCCGTCCGTCTGCCCAAGTGCTCGTCGCCTCAGGACGTCCTGGCCTGCGACGCCCTCATGGCCGAGCTGGAGAGGGAGTCGGGCCTCGACGTCGGCACGGTGAAGCTCCACGCCATGATCGAGACGGCCCGGGGCCTGTCCAACGCCCAGGCCATCGCCGACTGCTGTCCCCGCGTTACGGCCCTCACCCTGGGCGGCCAGGACCTGACGGCCGACATGGGGGTGAGGAAGACCCGCGAGGGGAAGGAACTCTTCACGGCCCGGACCCTGGTGGCCCTGGCGGCCCGCGCCGCGGGGATCGACGCCTTCGACACGGTCTGGACCGACGTGAACGACAACGAAGGACTCCTGGAGGAGACGAAGGCCGTCGTCGGCCTGGGCTTTTCGGGCAAGGCGGCCATCCATCCCGGCCAGATCGAGTGGATCCACAAGGCCTTCGTCCCCGAGGCCAAGGAGATCGTCAGGGCCCGACGCATCGTCGAGGCGGCCCAGGCCGCCGAGGCCGAGGGCAGAGGCGTCGTCTCCGTCGACGGCAGGATGGTCGACGCTCCCGTGGTGAAGCGGGCCCTTCACACCCTCGAGATGGCCCGACTGGCCGAGGAGGTGCTCTAG